The stretch of DNA ATcaacttttcaaattcaacagTATTAGATGATTTGAATAGTTCAATCAACTCTTGTCCAATTTGTTCCGTGACTCTTGCCGTGTGTGTGTAATTAGTatcatcttcttcgtcAACTTCATCGTCTAAAATACCAGCATCACTGAAATTATCAGAATGTTGGTCATCAAAATCAGGTAATGACAAATCAAAGTCCATCGAGtcattatcaaaacttTGATCTAAATGGAAATCgttttgttgattgttCTCTTCGTACTGTtggtgctgctgctgctcTTGGAGAGCCAATTCTGCACATCTGTATTGTAATTCTGCATTCAAGTTCCAAAGCTTCCGTTTTTTAGTTGCTACTGGAACAGCCAACTCTTCAATcaactttaatttttcaaaatcgGATAAATTCAAGCTTATATACGGAGCCGAATCTTGCCCCAGTAAGATCTTTTCCTGATTGTCCTTTAACTGTTGAATGGCCAAACCTTCCATTGCCTCTTctgaatcaacaacaagtttTCTGTTGTTAGTGATAATTTGTCCATCTTCAGTGATTCTGGTCCTTTTCTGTCTAACACGACGTGGTTGTAGATCTGATTCAGCTGATCTTTCTTGGTGTTCTGAGTTTGAAGGCAATTGTCTGTCCTCTTCATTCTCGGCCTCGtcatcatttaaatcatcTAATGGCTGTCCAAAATTTAGATCAAATATGTCTCCGGTAGTTCGCTCTTTGTGTACATCGGAGATTATAGATATTTCCCTATCGTTGATGGATACTGATGCATCACGGCCGTACTCTATTGAGTTATCGTCATCCAAATTCAAGTCAAAGTCTAATTCAAAGTCTTCAGTATGGCCAGGGGCCGCAGCTTCTTCCTCATATCTaggaaattcaattgagtTATCATATTCTGAATATTCGCTACTACTTTGGCTAGCATTGTGATTTAGCATGCCATCTAATCCTGATCCTGTCAGGGTGCCGTGTATGTCAG from Candida albicans SC5314 chromosome R, complete sequence encodes:
- the MCD1 gene encoding kleisin alpha (Alpha-kleisin cohesin complex subunit; for sister chromatid cohesion in mitosis and meiosis; repressed by alpha pheromone in SpiderM medium; periodic cell-cycle expression; Hap43-repressed; rat catheter and Spider biofilm repressed); this translates as MIPDSIISKQGPLGHVWLAANYDKKLTKQQLMNTSIVKSTEYIANHPVITNVSVSQELPSDLDSTNTITLRLSGQLLLGIVRIYSRKTKYLLDDVNDILYKLKASFKLSSGVNLGSDNISNQVNLPPEQTILQNLNSIILKDQVTSANLLQQDDLDLSDIHGTSTGSGLDGMLNHNASQSSSEYSEYDNSIEFPRYEEEAAAPGHTEDFELDFDLNLDDDNSIEYGRDASVSINDREISIISDVHKERTTGDIFDLNFGQPLDDLNDDEAENEEDRQLPSNSEHQERSAESDLQPRRVRQKRTRITEDGQIITNNRKLVVDSEEAMEGLAIQQLKDNQEKILSGQDSAPYISLNLSDFEKLKLIEELAVPVATKKRKLWNLNAELQYRCAELALQEQQQHQQYEENNQQNDFHLDQSFDNDSMDFDLSLPDFDDQHSDNFSDAGILDDEVDEEDDTNYTHTARVTEQIGQELIELFKSSNTVEFEKLIETDSEIHHRNPDKLPLGVVSKNKDRINSRKEATKCFFELLVLATNNCISLGQIPQETTIAGDISITSRDRLFSQFV